A window of Chloroflexota bacterium genomic DNA:
CGGCGTCCACGGTTGAAGCCGGGCGCATGGCACGGTGGCTTGTGGAAGCAGGCGTGGCCGGACTAATGGTATTGCCGCCGCCCGGCCCCGTAGACATGTTTGGTGTTCAGCAATTCTATGCCGCTGTTGCCGAGGCCGTCGACGTGCCCATCATGGTGCAGGACTGCCCGCAGGTGGTGGGCTACGGCCTATCGGCCGGCGTGATCGCGCAGATGGCGGAGCAGTGCCCGAACATCCAATACGTCAAGCTGGAGGCGCAGCCCGCCTGGCCGCTGATGGAAGCGCTCAAAGAGCAATGCGGCGCTCAGCTCAAAATGCTCGTGGGCTGGGGCGGCATCGGTTTCATCGAGGCGCTGGAGCGCGGCGCCGTCGGCTGCATGCCCGGCGCCGATGCCATAGGGCCGATGAGACAGGTGTACGATCGCTACGTGGCCGGCGACATTGAGACTGCTCGCGCCATCTATGCCGCCATGCTGCCGGTGCTTGTGGCCAAGGGAGGCAACCTGCAGTCGTTCATCCAATCCGCCAAGCACCTTCTCGTCCGTGCGGGCGCCATTGAGCATGCTACCGTGCGTCAGCCGGTCACGCCCATTGACGACCAGTCGCTGCACGAACTCGACACGTGGTCGCGCTTGACAGACAAGGCGCTGGCTAAGTATGCTGCCCCTGTAAGTGTGTTTCAAGAGTAAATCTTTCTAATCACACTGCTTGGAGGGTTCCCATGACTGTTACTACACGACGCAAGCTACTGGCCCTGCTCGGCGCGACGAGCTTGGCGGTTCCTTTGGCTGCCTGCGGCACTGCCACCGTGCCGGCAGCGCCGGCGCAAGGCGAGGGAGAAGCCGAGGCCAAGCCGGCCGCCGAGGCCGCGCCCGAGCCGGAGACCGCTGAACTCAAGGGCATTACCCACGCGCAAGTGGTCGCCGACGACAATGACCGGGTCAACGAGGCGTATCGCGCCGAGTTCGGTGATCGCATCAACGTGACTACCGACATCACCCCCAATCAGACCGAGATGCAGAACAATCTGAAAATTGCGGCGGCCGCGGGCTCGATACCCTATGATCTGATGTGGATCAATGCCCACGGCATCATGTCCTTTGCCGCGCTGGGCATGCTCACGGAGCTGGACCCGTACGTAGCCCGCGACGGCATCGACATGGGCGACCTGTTCGCTCCCTACGCGCTCAACATCTACACACTGTTCGGCAATTTTTGGGGCATGCCGAAGAACCAAGCGACCGTGGGCATGTTCTACAATGTCGACCACTTCGAACAGGCCGGCATAGACGTGCCTCAGGGCAACTGGAATTGGGAGGACTGGCTCAGCCTCGCCGAACAGCTCACCGTTCGCCAGGGCGACAAGGTCGAGCGGTGGGGCACCCAGGTAGGGCCGTGGGGACAGACCCAGGGCTATAACTGGATCGTCATCAACGGCGGCGAAATCCTCAGCGAGGACAAGACCGCCTTTCGTTTCGGCGAGGCCCCCGGCCTCGATGCCATCAAGTGGGTGCACGATCTTGTCTACAAGTATCGGGTGGCGCCCACAAACGAGGAAGCATCGGCATTGGGCGGCGCCTTCCAGATGTTTACGACGGGTGCGCTGGCGCTCATGCCGAGCGGTTCCTTCCTCTTCGGCCGCCCGCAAATGGCGGAATTCCGTTGGCACGCCCAAGTGCTGCCGGTGAGCGTACAATCGGCCAGTGTGATTCATGCCGGCGCCATGGCGGTGCTGAACCCGATCGAGCATCCCGATGAGGCCTGGGAGTTCATCAAGCACTCCACGACGTCCGAAGCGGGCGAGCAGTCGACGGCAGTGTGGAATTTGCCCGCCACATGGCGCGGCGCGGCCAACTGGGCAAAACTTAGCGACTATCCCGAGCCCGCGAAGATATTCGTAGACTCCATGGAAATCGGCTATCCGTATCCGTATTCGTTCTTCACGAATGAGTGGGTAGCGGCCGTCAGGAACGAGATCAACAAAGGCTGGCTAAACGAGGTCGGCATCGATGAAGCAGTGGCGACCGCGGTGAAGGCCGGCGATCTCGTGCTGGAGAAAGAGCAAGAAGAGCTGGCCCGGCTGGGAGTCTCAAAGTAGGAACTTGTGCCGGTCAGTGCGCCGGAAGAGCGCGTGTGCGGCTGACACGTTACGATTGGCCGCTCGCATTGGCGGCCCGGTTGAGCGGCATGCCCCGGCTGGCCATGGCGTGAGAAGTCTGGCCGAGTGCTGGAAAATACAATTGTCGCGCGGATTACATCGCAAACGCCGGATCTGCCCGCGACGCGGCTCCGGCGTTCGTGATTCTTGAGAAAGGGAGCACGCATGAACGACCGCCGTTATCTGCTGTTCGAGCCAAATGAATTTGCCTACAGTGAGCAGAAGGTCGCCTTCCGGGGACAACACTACCAGCGCTCGGTTGCCGATCTCACGCTTCAGACCCGCGGCTGGCGGACGGATCGACCCTACGGCCTGTGGCTGGGCGTATCGCCCCATCCGGCGGAGGAACGCTACGTGGAAGTGGAGCTAGACGGCGCCAGCGGGCGCGTGCGCCTGGATCCCCAGGTGCGGCCCGAAACCGTCTGGACGCGGGTGGCCACGGTCACCGTGCGGCCGAACTTCCTGCAAATGCGCGTCTCCACGCCGGAAGCGACGCTGCGGGGATTTGACGGCGTCATTCTCAGCGACGATCTCGAATTGGAAGTGCCGCCGGCTGTGCGCACCGAGTCCGATTTACATGCCCTGTTCAGCGATCCCAGTGGATTCAGCGAATTGACGCCGAACCGGGTGGTCTCTTGCTCCCGCCACGAGTTTCGCATGACCTACACCGTAGGCAAAGAGGGCATTGCCGTGGGCGGCGGCATCATGGCGTTTGTAGAAGGATCGCTGTGGCGTGAAACCCATACCCCACAGACCGCAGACCCAACCGCACCGGGTTACGTAACGGTTGCCCATGAGGGCAGTGGCCGCGTTGACGTAACCGAGATCGTCGAACCGGTAACCGGCCTGCACGATCGCGAGTATGGCATTCGCGTCACCGTGTCCGAGGGGCCGCTGCGGCCGGGCGATACGATTACGCTCGTCTTTGGCGACCGCAGCGGGGGCGGTCCCGGCGCGCAGGCCAACGTCGTCGCCTGGACATATACCCACAACTACAAGCGCGCGTGGTGGCACCGCATGCCCGTGCTCACGGTCTGGGTGGACGCCCGCGCCACTGAGACGTTCTTGCCCCTTGAACGCGAACATGCCCACTCCTTTACGGTGGTTACCGATGAGCCTGCAAAGCTCGTTGTCACGGCCAAGGCCGATGCCCAAATCGGTGTCCCCCATGATCTGAACGTAGCAGTGGTGGACCGGTATCAGGCGCTCGCCCAGCCGGCGTACGCCGGGCGCGTGCGCTTTGCGTGCGACCGGGATGATGTAGACCTGCCTGGTCCAATTCACTTGGCTGAAGGCGACTGCGGCCACTGCCGCGTGACGTGGGTGCCGAAGGGCGAGGGCACGTATGTCATCATGGCCGAGACTGATGATGGTTTGGTCGGTACGTCGAACCCGGTTGTAAGCGCTTCTGAAATGCCGGCACACCAGGTGTACTTTGGCGACATACATTCGCATTCTCTCTACTCCGGTGACGCGGTGGGCGAAATCGAGGCCCAGTACGAGCACGGCCGCCACGTGGCGAATCTCGACTTCATGTGCGCCTCCGAGCACGCCGAGTACGAGACCGACAACCAGTGGACTGCCAATCAGATCCTGGTGCAGCGGTACCACACGCCGGGAGAGTTCGTGCCGATCAGTGGCTTTGAGTGGGCGTATATGGATGCGGATGGCGAGGGACACGGCCTGGGTCACCGGAACGTGTACAGCGAAAACGACTACCATCAGATTCTCCGCGGCAGTGATGTCGCCACGGCAAATCTTGAACGTATGTGGCACCACCTGGAAGGCCGCGAGGACGTGCTGGCGTTTGGACACCATCCTTTGATGGCGCTTCGCTGGCACCAGCACAATCCCAAATACGAGCGGCTGCTGGAGATGTACTCCGGTTGGGGCAACTCGGAGATTCGCGGCAACCCGCGCCAGCCGTGGCGAACACAGGGTGGCCTCTCATTGCAGGAAGTGCTGGCAACCGGCTCGCGCGTGGGCGTGATCGCCGGCAGCGACAACCACGACGCCCGTCCCGGCTACGCGGGCATCGGCGAACAGTTCAGCAAGTCCGTGGCCGACGCCATTTGGAAGCCATCGGGTCTGGCGGTGGTGTGGGCCACGGGCCTCACGCGCAAAGAGATCTTCGAGGCGTGGCGGGCGCGGCGCACCTATGCTACCTCCGGCCAGCGCATTTTGCTCTCATTCAAGGTAAACGGCCATTGGATGGGGTCTGATCTTGCGCTTGGGTCCACCGATCCCCGTCGGCTGGTCGTGAACGTCACTGGCACCGCGCCGCTTGGCACTGTGACGGTGATCAAGAACAATGAGGACGTGCATACGTGGCAGAATCCGTCGCATGGCGTTGACTTGGCGTGGGAAGATACCGCCGCAGCGCGCACGGGCGACTACTACTATGTGCGCGTGACGCAAGAGGATGAAGAAATGGCGTGGTCCAGCCCGGTGTGGTTAGATGTGATGTAGCCGGAAAGATAGCCTCGCCGCCGTTCTCTAGTGGAAGTAAGTCGGACCCATTACGGTGCTGGCTTGTGCTGTCGCTAGCTGACAGTTCTGACTAAACTCCTTCTCAGGAACACCGTAGCCTTTGGAGGAATGCTCTTCGACAGGCCTGCGCTGAGCTTGCCGAAGTGCTCAGATCCTGCCCCGACTCGATACGGGGGCGAATGGAAGAATGAGAACCCGCTGGCGCGAAAAGCTGATCAGAAAGAGGTTTTGGGTGAAAGGATCGAGTAGGGGGATCGGGATAGATATCTTGAAGCAATACATCCGTTCGTGCTGAGCTTGTCGAAGCACGATTTTGCGAATTTAGACTAGGGTCTGTTTAATCTTAATGTCATTCCGAGCGACAGCGAGGAATCTCAAGGGTTTGGCGCAGAATTCTAGCGCGCTTTGCGCCGCAGAGTGCACGAAAACGGTTGACAAGCGCATTGTGTGCGTATGCGACCGCTTGTTTTCCCTGCATGCCGCCACAACCTGGTGCCTCTAGCAGATGGATTCCCGCTTTCGCGGGAATGACGGTCATAGTATAAACACACCCTAATTCAGTGACTGTTCTACTCTCTAGCAAGAAAGAATGGCTAATGACAACTCCAAGTCTTCCCCCACTCCCTTCCTACACCTGCCACCGGGCTACCTCGCCCATCACTGTCGACGGCGCGCTCGACGAACCGGCCTGGCAGCAAGCGGAGCCGATGCGCTTAGTGGAAACCGTCAGCGGGGATGCCCCGCGCTATCCCACGGTCGTGCGCGCGCTCTGGGACGATACGTACCTCTACGTCGGCTTTGAGGCAGAGGACCCCTACATTTGGGGCACGCTCAAGAATCGCGATGAGCCTTTGTGGGATGAAGAGGTGGTGGAGGTCTTCCTGGATGACGACAGCGATGAATGGTCGTTCCTCGAATTCGAGGTCAGCCCGAACAATGTGCTCGTGGACCTCGCCGTCTTCCGGCGCGGCGGCAAGAGTCATGAACTTTTGTGCTGGGACTGCCCCGACCTGCAGACGGCGGTGCAGGTGGACGGCAAGGTGAACTCCTTCGACGGCACGGATACCGCCTGGTCGACCGAGATTGCGATCCCCTTCGACCAGTGCATGACCGCGCCCCACATTCCGCCCCGCCACGGCGACCGCTGGCGCGCCAACTTCTACCGCATCGACCGCGCCCACGACGCCGATGAATACACCGCCTGGTCCCCCACCGGCGAAATCCAGTTCCATATGCCAAACCGGTTCGGATACGTGGTGTTTAGCGAGGAGTAGTCTCCGGTGTTGCAAAGTGCTGCTGAAGATCTTGGATGCCCCCAGCCGTTAGAAATCATTGCGATCTATGCGCTCTATCAGACGCAGTAACTGAGGAATTTGAAAGTGCGCATTCCATTGCATCGAGTACACGTGCGGTTGGTTGGGTTTCTCTTCTTGGCGTTGGCGGCGGGCCTCGCCGGCTGTGAGACAAACACCGCCGGCACCGGGGTTGATGTGAGCAGCGATAGGGATGTGAATCGGCGTGGGAGAGTTGTCAGAGAATATTACGGGTCTTGTGGTCCTCAGTTAGGTCCTGTTCAAGGCAAGTATCATTTCGAGCAGGTGATGCAATGGACGCCGGATGGCGGGCATCTCGTATTCGATCACCTCGGGACGATAAGTGTGGTTGATCGTGAAGGCACGCGGTTGCGAATGCTTGTAGATGCGGATCCTCGGCATCCCATATGGGAGCGCGAACTGCGGTTCAGTTTTCTGCACGGCTTCTACTTTAAACTGTCTCCGGACGGTACGCGCGTAGTCTACACGTCCTGCGAGTTCCCAGTGGCAGGGCCGAATGTAGATGAGGAGCGCCGGACCGACCATGAGTATGAATTCGCCGTTATCAATCTTGATGGCACCGGCAAGGAGCGGCTAACACGGAACAACGGATTTGAGCACTATCCGGCCTGGTCGCCGGATGGGACGAGCATCGCCTACTGGGCTGGGGAGATCTACACGATGGCGGTTGACGGGTCCGATGTACAGGAGGGGACAGCGCTCACGACACTTTATATGGGGAAGGAGAGTACATACTTTGTCGCCATAGATGCAGACATGTCGGATGTGGAGCAGGGAGGTATAGCGACTGTCACGCCTACCCTGAAGGAGAAAACCTACTACGTATCTATAGTACAAGCGCCACAACTGTGGTCTCCGGACGGGGAGCGCTTGGCGTTTCTGGCCGCCTATGAGGGTGGATTCCTTTACACCATTCGGTCCGACGGCACGGAGTGGACGCGAGTAGCCGGCCCGGTTGTAATCGCAGTATCGGATCTAAGTGTGAAGTCCACGAAATACTACTGGAAGACACCGGTCTTACCGGCATGGTCGCCGGATGGAGAGCTTCTAGCTTTTGTGATGGCCGATGAGAAGGGCGAGCCAGTCGGCGTCTATACGGTGCGACCTGACGGTGCCGACATAACGCAGGTGCTGGCAGCGCAAGATCCTGAGTGGCGTGTCTCCAAGGTGTTGTGGTCGCCGGACGGATTGGAACTCTTGATTGGCTCTGACAGTCACTTCTTCATCGTCGGACGAGACGGCAGCAACGCGCGTCGCGTGGAGCTTGCGAATCCTCTTGCCAAAGCCTGGCGCGTTGGAGCGTGGTCTCCCGATGGAGAGCGCATCGCTATCTATGTACCGGGTGATTTCGACCTCCAAATACCACCCCACATCTACACAGTAGCCCGGGATGGAACGGAATTGCGCGCCTTGGTGAAAAGGGGAGAAGACGGCAATCTGGCACCTGCAAACCCGCCACAGTGAGATCCGATAAGAGTGATTGCTGTACCTTGTGGAGCCTGAATGCGTAAGCCGGTGAATTTGCCAATACAATTACCATGGCTGATAAGGCCTGTTTCAGCTGACGTGTGATGTTGCGTGAAGGAGTTAGCAATGCTAGGCAAGCAGAATGAGCCTGCAATCCTTGGCGGCCCGCAGGTAGTAGGCGAGAGTGCCGTGCAGCCGTGGCCGCAGGTGGCGGAGGCGGACAAAGCCGCGGTGATGGGTGTGCTGGAGCGGGGTGTGCTGTGGGGTGCGGCGGCGCCGGAAGCCATGGCGTTGCAGGAGGAGTGGGCGGCGTACGTAGGCGCGCGGCACTGCCTGGTGACGAACAGCGGCACGGCGGCATTGCACATGGCCGTGGCCGCGGCGGGTGTGCAGCCGGGCGACGAGGTCATCACCACGCCCATGTCGTGGTCGTCTACGGCGACCAGCATCTTGCACCACAACGCGATCCCGGTCTTTGCCGACATCGATCCGGCAACTTACACGCTGGACCCCAAGCATGTCGAGGCCAAGATCACGCCGCGCACCCGCGCCATTCTGCCGGTGCACCTCTACGGCCTGCCGGCCGACATGGACGGCATCATGGCGGTGGCGGCGAAGCATGGGTTGAAGGTGATCGAGGACTGTTGCCAGGCGCAGGCGGCGACGTACAACGGGCAATCGGTCGGTACGCTCGGTCACATCGGCGCGTTCAGCTTCAACGGCAATAAGAACCTGCCCGGCGGGGAAGGCGGCGCGCTGGTCACCGACGACGAGGAAGCGTGGGACATGGCGGCGCGGGTGCAGCAGTTCGGCGAGCGGCGGCGCTCGGACGGCGAACGCGAGTACAACGTCTACGGCATGGGTTGGATGTATCGCGGCACCGAAATGACCAACGCCTTCATCCGCTCGCAACTGACGCGCATTGACGAGACAACGGCGCACATCCAGGCGAACGCCAGCTATCTAAACGAGCATCTGGCAAACATCCCTGGACTCCGATTGCCGCACGTGCCCCCTAATCGCACCCACGTTTACTTCCGCTATGTGGCGGAGTTCGCGCCGGAGGAGGCGGGACTGGATGTCGAAGCGGGAACTGCGAGCGAGAAAGTGCGGGAGGCGCTGCGCGCGGAAGGCGTCGGCCTTGGGCGTGCGGAGTTCTTGTTGCCGCGCATGACGCTCTTTCAGGAGCAGGAAGGCTACGGCCGCGGCTGCCCCTGGACGTGCTGCTACGACGGCTCGATAGAATATCGCCCGGAAGACTATCCGCATGCATCCAACGCGGTGGATAGAGTGATTCCGCTTATGGGCCTGACCCCGCCTAACGATGAAACACTCATGGCGGGGTACGTACGAGCGTTCGAGAAGGTGTTTGGTCAGCTAGAGCGGGTCGTTGCGTGAGCACAGGTGGCATGCAAGCGTCCGCTGAAGAGTGCTTCGACAGGCTCAGCACGAACGGATAGCCGGTCTGGACCCGCTCTGACTTGGGATGTGCTTCGACAAGGGCTTCGCGCAGCCCTCAGCACGAACGGTAAGTGGTCCGCTGGTAGCTTGGAACACCTGACGATCCGCCTGATGGACGAGAAGCAAAGAAGACCCCGTGAACGCTACGTGCCCGTTGCCAGGTTGACTGGCTTGCCGCTGGCGGCTGACCGCTGTGCCGCATCCACCACGCGCACTGCTTCATAGGCGTGCACTAGCTTTACCGCCGGTTCTTTGCCAGTGCGCAC
This region includes:
- a CDS encoding CehA/McbA family metallohydrolase, translated to MNDRRYLLFEPNEFAYSEQKVAFRGQHYQRSVADLTLQTRGWRTDRPYGLWLGVSPHPAEERYVEVELDGASGRVRLDPQVRPETVWTRVATVTVRPNFLQMRVSTPEATLRGFDGVILSDDLELEVPPAVRTESDLHALFSDPSGFSELTPNRVVSCSRHEFRMTYTVGKEGIAVGGGIMAFVEGSLWRETHTPQTADPTAPGYVTVAHEGSGRVDVTEIVEPVTGLHDREYGIRVTVSEGPLRPGDTITLVFGDRSGGGPGAQANVVAWTYTHNYKRAWWHRMPVLTVWVDARATETFLPLEREHAHSFTVVTDEPAKLVVTAKADAQIGVPHDLNVAVVDRYQALAQPAYAGRVRFACDRDDVDLPGPIHLAEGDCGHCRVTWVPKGEGTYVIMAETDDGLVGTSNPVVSASEMPAHQVYFGDIHSHSLYSGDAVGEIEAQYEHGRHVANLDFMCASEHAEYETDNQWTANQILVQRYHTPGEFVPISGFEWAYMDADGEGHGLGHRNVYSENDYHQILRGSDVATANLERMWHHLEGREDVLAFGHHPLMALRWHQHNPKYERLLEMYSGWGNSEIRGNPRQPWRTQGGLSLQEVLATGSRVGVIAGSDNHDARPGYAGIGEQFSKSVADAIWKPSGLAVVWATGLTRKEIFEAWRARRTYATSGQRILLSFKVNGHWMGSDLALGSTDPRRLVVNVTGTAPLGTVTVIKNNEDVHTWQNPSHGVDLAWEDTAAARTGDYYYVRVTQEDEEMAWSSPVWLDVM
- a CDS encoding dihydrodipicolinate synthase family protein, encoding MSNFHGVLAVLCTPFYPDEAVDYTSLRRLADYVLAEGTHSIVCLGLASETNRLSEAEKQRIVQAVVAQVDGRVPVLSGLQAASTVEAGRMARWLVEAGVAGLMVLPPPGPVDMFGVQQFYAAVAEAVDVPIMVQDCPQVVGYGLSAGVIAQMAEQCPNIQYVKLEAQPAWPLMEALKEQCGAQLKMLVGWGGIGFIEALERGAVGCMPGADAIGPMRQVYDRYVAGDIETARAIYAAMLPVLVAKGGNLQSFIQSAKHLLVRAGAIEHATVRQPVTPIDDQSLHELDTWSRLTDKALAKYAAPVSVFQE
- a CDS encoding sugar ABC transporter substrate-binding protein, with amino-acid sequence MTVTTRRKLLALLGATSLAVPLAACGTATVPAAPAQGEGEAEAKPAAEAAPEPETAELKGITHAQVVADDNDRVNEAYRAEFGDRINVTTDITPNQTEMQNNLKIAAAAGSIPYDLMWINAHGIMSFAALGMLTELDPYVARDGIDMGDLFAPYALNIYTLFGNFWGMPKNQATVGMFYNVDHFEQAGIDVPQGNWNWEDWLSLAEQLTVRQGDKVERWGTQVGPWGQTQGYNWIVINGGEILSEDKTAFRFGEAPGLDAIKWVHDLVYKYRVAPTNEEASALGGAFQMFTTGALALMPSGSFLFGRPQMAEFRWHAQVLPVSVQSASVIHAGAMAVLNPIEHPDEAWEFIKHSTTSEAGEQSTAVWNLPATWRGAANWAKLSDYPEPAKIFVDSMEIGYPYPYSFFTNEWVAAVRNEINKGWLNEVGIDEAVATAVKAGDLVLEKEQEELARLGVSK
- a CDS encoding DegT/DnrJ/EryC1/StrS family aminotransferase yields the protein MLGKQNEPAILGGPQVVGESAVQPWPQVAEADKAAVMGVLERGVLWGAAAPEAMALQEEWAAYVGARHCLVTNSGTAALHMAVAAAGVQPGDEVITTPMSWSSTATSILHHNAIPVFADIDPATYTLDPKHVEAKITPRTRAILPVHLYGLPADMDGIMAVAAKHGLKVIEDCCQAQAATYNGQSVGTLGHIGAFSFNGNKNLPGGEGGALVTDDEEAWDMAARVQQFGERRRSDGEREYNVYGMGWMYRGTEMTNAFIRSQLTRIDETTAHIQANASYLNEHLANIPGLRLPHVPPNRTHVYFRYVAEFAPEEAGLDVEAGTASEKVREALRAEGVGLGRAEFLLPRMTLFQEQEGYGRGCPWTCCYDGSIEYRPEDYPHASNAVDRVIPLMGLTPPNDETLMAGYVRAFEKVFGQLERVVA
- a CDS encoding carbohydrate-binding family 9-like protein, which translates into the protein MTTPSLPPLPSYTCHRATSPITVDGALDEPAWQQAEPMRLVETVSGDAPRYPTVVRALWDDTYLYVGFEAEDPYIWGTLKNRDEPLWDEEVVEVFLDDDSDEWSFLEFEVSPNNVLVDLAVFRRGGKSHELLCWDCPDLQTAVQVDGKVNSFDGTDTAWSTEIAIPFDQCMTAPHIPPRHGDRWRANFYRIDRAHDADEYTAWSPTGEIQFHMPNRFGYVVFSEE